CACCCTTCTCAAACTTAATCTCAGTCTCACCCCTATCACTGGAGGCCCTTATGTATAAGCCATCCTCCTTACCCTCGAATTTAGCGGCATCAGCAATAACCTCCACATCCCTTACAGCCTGCCTTAAGGCATCGCTGGCTAACTTAGCGGTAACTGTGAAGACTACTTTAGGTGTTGGTAATTGCTCAACAGGAATGTCTATTAGGGGTAGTTTAATGGTTCTAGTGACCTTACCGCTCATCCTTATCTTAAGGCTATTCTCCTCAACCTCAAAGGTGACGCTACTACCCTTACCAGCCCTCTGCAGTATCTTCTTAACCTCACTGAAGTTAACACCAATGTTAACGTCCTGGTCAACGTCAGGGTACTCGTCGAAGGCCGTCCTAGGCATGTATAAGTCAACCATGGCTGTCCTAGATGGGTCAAGGGCCCTAAGCTTAACCCCATCCTTAGTTACCGTTAAGGCTGACTCCTCAACAAGCACAGCCACTGCATCCATTATTAGGTACCACTCCTTACCATCAGGGTAAGTTAACCTAACACTACTCACAAGCACTACCACCATTTGGATTTTATAAGGCTTACGACCCTTAACCCAGGTAATAGCTGAGAACCATTAAAAAGAACCCAGGGAGGGGGTGGAAAACATGGATGAATGCGTCTTCTGCAGGATAATAGCTGGGAAGGCCCCAGGCTACATAGTTTACGAGGATGAGGAAACAATAGCAATACTGGACAAGTACCCTATAAACAAGGGTCACGTACTAGTCATGCCTAAGAGGCATTACAGGGATATTTTCGAAATACCCCCTGAAACACTCTGCAGAGTAACGAAGACTGCTAAACTCATAGCTAAGGCAGTGGCTAATGGGCTTAAGGCTGATGGTGTTAGGCTTATTCAGAATAATGGCTCCTCAGCAGGGCAGGTGGTGTTTCATTTCCACGTCCACGTGATACCATACTACGGCAGCGGCTATAGGTCACATAGAGTAGAGTTAAGCAGGGAGGAGGCAATTGAGGTGGTTAGTAAGGTCACGGAAGCCTTAAGGAACCTTAAGGGAGATACGGCTCCTAAGGACGAGGGGGAGTCTAGCGGTTAATGAAACCTACTGTTATGCTCCCTAAGAATTCTAAGGCAATTTCTAAACCTAATCAGCAGTAATTGTTAAATATTTTCAGTTAGTGAATTTAACCTTAATGAGCAAGTCTCCAGTGCTGGCTATAGTCTTAGCCCTATCAGTAGTAATACTTATTACCTTAGTTTTAACCATCCTGCTGATGCATCATTCAGCCACATCAACCAGTGAGGCTAAGTTAATAATGTGGATTGTACCATGGGGCGCCGGCAACTACACTGTGCCTTCCTGGGCCATACCTGGCGTTGTGTTGGCTTACCAGTGTAATGACCCCTCAGCATCCATGCCGTGGATAAACTGGGCCCTTTACACAATTCAACAATACGTTAATGAAGATAAGCCAGTCTTCATTAATATTTTCTGCGAAATCTACCAGCCATCATACAGGTGGAGGGGGACTTTGGATTACATTAATGTCCCACAGTTCATTATAGAGGATTTAAAGAAGATGGATCCAAGTGGTAAGGGACTTTACATAGGCTTCAGTGAGGAGGCTGCCTGTGTGGCTAATGCTACCTGTAGGGGTAGCATGATTAAGATTTATAATGAACTTAGGGGTGAATTCCCTGAGGCAGGCTTCTTCTACTACGCTAGTGATGGTGAGAACGCTAATGATGTATTAGCCTTAGCTAAGGGGGCTAACTTAACCCTGGTTGGTTACGATATTTGGGATTACAGGTACGTGAACGGTGTAGTCACTGTCCCGGAGTACTTAATCAATAATCTTAATACTCTTAAGTCCAGTGGGTTCAACATAATTGTTGGGGAGGTTGGATTCAGGTACTGTGATGAACGCGCCTATGTTGATCCAGCTAACTGGAACGTGAAGTTCACTTGGAACTGCACTGCGCCAGCAGTATACATGAGTCAAGTATTAGGTGAGTTAAGCAGTAGCCTCCACCCAACCTTCATAGGTGTTTGGGCTTGGAATGATAATACCTTTGGCGTACTCTTCAACCCCTATTTGATTAGTGCCCTTGAGAACTACACTAAGGGTTAGGCTTCTCAATCCACCTATCAATGTACCTATCCATGTTCTGTAGCACAGTTATTCTTGAATTGGGGTCCTCATCCATGAAAATGAACCTTAAGCCTCTTGACTCAAGGGCCCTCAGTAGGCTTAGGCTCCATTCCTTAACCTCCTCATGCCTTAGCATGTTATCCTTAGTTAACTTGAAGACTGAGTGGCCCAGGTGCATGTAGGACTTAGGTTCAATGAAGTGTGGGTTACCTATAGCCAGTACCTCGGCGAATTGACCTAGTAACTCGCCGCTGGTGTTCCAACCCTTAATTAGGGTTATTCTAACCACAGTTCTAGTGGGTACTTTAGCCAGTAGTTCAAGGCTCCTTAACACCCTATCCCAGGCATCATCCCTATGCAGCACTGGGTTAGCTATCCTTAGGAATAATTCCCTATTTGGGGCGTTTAGGCTTAGGTATAGTTGAGTGGGTAATGCGTCTTCACGCCAAAGCCTCTCAATCATCTCAGGGTAAAGCCCATTGGTGACTAGGAACACTGACTTAGTGTTTGGAAGAGACTTAATGTACTTTATGAGTTCAGGTAACCTAGGGTACATTGTAGGTTCCCCTGATAGTGAAATTGCCCAGTGGGTTGGTTGAAGAGCCTCATTAACCTTAACCCTACTACTCTTAGCGTGACCAAAGTAACCTGAAAGTAGCCTCCTCCTCTCCTTAAGTATACCGTTAACCATCTCCACAGGATCCATGACCTCCTGAACCATTGGCTCATAGGGATCAAAGGATTCTGAGGGTCTCCAACAGTATACGCACTTATTACTACACATCATCCCCACAGGCCCCATTTCAACACACCTATGTGAACCACCAACTGGGGCGCCGTAGAACTTAACCTTATAGCAACTTGGCCCACCTGTTAAGGCACTCTTAGTCCAGTGGCATAATTCAACGGTTGCATGACCGAAGACTCCG
This region of Caldivirga sp. genomic DNA includes:
- the pcn gene encoding proliferating cell nuclear antigen (pcna) — translated: MSSVRLTYPDGKEWYLIMDAVAVLVEESALTVTKDGVKLRALDPSRTAMVDLYMPRTAFDEYPDVDQDVNIGVNFSEVKKILQRAGKGSSVTFEVEENSLKIRMSGKVTRTIKLPLIDIPVEQLPTPKVVFTVTAKLASDALRQAVRDVEVIADAAKFEGKEDGLYIRASSDRGETEIKFEKGGEVLFEYDNKETATATYSVDYLSDIVNRAFQISDIVTVEFATQKPLALTFEISGGGTLAYFVAPRIE
- a CDS encoding HIT family protein, whose protein sequence is MDECVFCRIIAGKAPGYIVYEDEETIAILDKYPINKGHVLVMPKRHYRDIFEIPPETLCRVTKTAKLIAKAVANGLKADGVRLIQNNGSSAGQVVFHFHVHVIPYYGSGYRSHRVELSREEAIEVVSKVTEALRNLKGDTAPKDEGESSG
- the twy1 gene encoding 4-demethylwyosine synthase TYW1 — its product is MEGAEVKVKLRYHEFIEGKVRISVDALPMLKKAHYGVFGHATVELCHWTKSALTGGPSCYKVKFYGAPVGGSHRCVEMGPVGMMCSNKCVYCWRPSESFDPYEPMVQEVMDPVEMVNGILKERRRLLSGYFGHAKSSRVKVNEALQPTHWAISLSGEPTMYPRLPELIKYIKSLPNTKSVFLVTNGLYPEMIERLWREDALPTQLYLSLNAPNRELFLRIANPVLHRDDAWDRVLRSLELLAKVPTRTVVRITLIKGWNTSGELLGQFAEVLAIGNPHFIEPKSYMHLGHSVFKLTKDNMLRHEEVKEWSLSLLRALESRGLRFIFMDEDPNSRITVLQNMDRYIDRWIEKPNP